A portion of the Calothrix sp. 336/3 genome contains these proteins:
- the opgC gene encoding OpgC domain-containing protein, producing MDASNAITIKQIWQWRYNPLAYGKRDLRIDFLRGIAIIFMVFSHLESPSLFSAINRNNIYASAAEGFVFISGLVLGMVTLGRIRKVGFQESMKKLLQRSWILYKTSFILISGLGLLSIIAPNLTRPSFDIAPGAWWEIIFAAATFRLAPPVVDILQLYVLLLLISPVIFWLLRKQYWLPVLAFSWSLWSIQQLHPYALSFQTIDREHTYFALAGWQLLYVHGLLAGYYRRRLQALWAKIPQLPLTIFFILIVISSTIAAYHDMRLGLFPSKVADRIAWLNWTDRSQLGFIRLINHIGFFPLLYVIVDRFWQPLYKTLGKLLITLGQNSLYIYILHVPLTLIWFSIPGLVNGHPIVTTLAQGVAIALLWFLAKKEVLFNIITH from the coding sequence ATGGATGCAAGCAATGCTATTACTATTAAACAGATTTGGCAGTGGAGATATAATCCTTTAGCTTATGGAAAAAGAGATTTAAGAATTGATTTTCTTCGAGGTATTGCAATCATTTTTATGGTTTTTAGCCATTTAGAAAGTCCTTCTTTATTCAGTGCTATCAACCGCAATAACATCTATGCAAGTGCAGCTGAAGGATTTGTCTTCATCTCCGGTTTAGTTCTGGGAATGGTGACATTGGGACGCATTCGCAAAGTTGGTTTTCAAGAATCGATGAAAAAACTACTTCAGCGTTCCTGGATACTATACAAAACTAGCTTCATTCTCATCTCAGGATTAGGGCTATTAAGTATTATTGCCCCTAACTTGACCCGACCTTCCTTTGACATCGCTCCCGGTGCTTGGTGGGAAATCATTTTTGCTGCTGCGACTTTCCGATTAGCTCCTCCAGTTGTCGATATTCTACAACTATATGTACTCCTATTATTGATTTCGCCAGTGATTTTCTGGTTATTGAGAAAACAATACTGGCTGCCTGTTTTGGCATTTTCCTGGTCACTGTGGAGTATACAACAGTTACATCCCTACGCTTTAAGTTTTCAGACCATAGATAGAGAGCATACCTATTTTGCCTTGGCTGGTTGGCAGTTGTTATATGTTCATGGTTTACTTGCCGGTTATTATCGCAGGCGACTGCAAGCTTTATGGGCAAAGATTCCTCAATTGCCCCTTACTATCTTTTTTATTTTAATTGTTATTAGCTCAACTATTGCTGCCTATCATGATATGAGATTAGGATTGTTCCCTAGTAAAGTTGCAGATAGAATTGCTTGGTTAAATTGGACAGATAGAAGTCAATTGGGTTTTATTCGTTTGATTAACCATATTGGCTTTTTTCCCCTACTTTACGTTATTGTAGATAGATTTTGGCAGCCTTTATATAAAACCTTGGGAAAACTATTAATTACCCTGGGGCAAAACTCTTTATATATATACATTCTGCATGTTCCCCTAACTTTGATTTGGTTTTCAATTCCTGGTTTGGTGAATGGTCATCCCATCGTTACAACCCTTGCTCAAGGTGTAGCGATCGCGCTGTTATGGTTCCTTGCCAAAAAAGAAGTGCTGTTTAATATCATTACCCATTAA
- a CDS encoding DUF3131 domain-containing protein — MTQQIHFYSSLAPPNIFRQLLVCGAIALITIGIHQTLKWRERNTLDTPVVITKRYRLRAEDMQLARTAWTYFQKNRQSTGFVSSAADFPAITMWDVGSQLAGMVAARELGLLSPHEFDTWMQQVLKSLNELPLYRGELPNKVYDAKNLIPINYGKLGKPQEIGFSALDLARLARWLDIIAKKYPQHTAASRSVIARWKVQRLVSPQKQLMGTDASTGKETWNHEGRLGYEQYAAYALKTIGVVASTSLDSKAEAKFVNVMGTLIPVDKRTTYRNHVTSEPYILDGLETGFQALPADYAARLLQVQLRRYQATNLLTAWSEDNLDREPWFVYNCIFVDGQPWKTVDMSGKEFPDARGSSLKAAVGWHMLFRTRYTEKLYKGMRWLGDPERGAFAGFYEQTQEPNRALTLNTNGIILQSLLYNYVGKPLIVWADEN, encoded by the coding sequence ATGACACAACAAATCCACTTCTATTCAAGTCTTGCCCCTCCAAATATATTTCGACAATTGCTAGTTTGTGGGGCGATCGCTCTCATCACCATTGGCATCCATCAAACTCTCAAATGGCGTGAAAGAAATACCCTTGATACTCCAGTTGTTATTACTAAGCGCTATCGCTTGCGAGCAGAAGATATGCAACTAGCTCGTACTGCTTGGACATATTTTCAGAAAAATCGCCAATCAACGGGTTTTGTTTCATCTGCTGCTGACTTTCCTGCCATAACAATGTGGGATGTGGGTAGTCAATTAGCGGGAATGGTGGCAGCACGAGAACTGGGTTTATTATCTCCCCATGAATTTGACACTTGGATGCAACAAGTTCTCAAGTCTTTAAACGAATTACCTTTGTATCGTGGTGAATTGCCCAACAAAGTTTATGATGCAAAAAATCTAATTCCCATCAACTACGGAAAACTAGGTAAACCCCAAGAAATCGGTTTCTCTGCACTCGATTTGGCAAGACTAGCTAGGTGGTTAGATATCATTGCCAAAAAATATCCCCAACATACAGCAGCTAGTCGTTCTGTCATCGCTCGTTGGAAAGTACAGCGACTAGTATCTCCACAAAAGCAACTAATGGGAACTGATGCAAGTACTGGAAAAGAAACGTGGAACCATGAAGGACGTTTAGGTTACGAACAGTATGCTGCTTATGCTTTAAAAACAATTGGTGTAGTTGCCAGCACATCCCTTGACTCAAAAGCAGAGGCAAAATTCGTCAACGTCATGGGTACCCTCATACCCGTAGACAAACGTACTACTTACCGGAACCATGTCACCAGCGAACCCTATATTTTAGATGGCTTAGAAACTGGATTTCAAGCTTTACCAGCAGATTATGCTGCCAGATTATTACAAGTTCAATTGCGACGCTACCAAGCCACAAATCTTCTCACAGCTTGGTCGGAAGATAATCTTGATCGTGAACCCTGGTTTGTCTATAACTGCATTTTTGTAGACGGACAACCATGGAAAACAGTTGATATGTCGGGTAAAGAATTTCCAGATGCCCGTGGTAGTAGTCTCAAAGCCGCCGTAGGCTGGCATATGCTTTTCCGCACGAGATATACAGAAAAATTATACAAGGGTATGCGCTGGTTAGGCGATCCGGAACGGGGTGCTTTTGCCGGGTTTTATGAGCAAACTCAAGAACCTAACCGAGCATTAACTTTAAATACCAACGGTATTATTTTGCAGTCTCTTTTGTATAACTATGTTGGCAAACCTTTGATAGTTTGGGCTGATGAAAATTAA
- a CDS encoding glycosyltransferase family 2 protein, whose protein sequence is MTSFYLSEQTNNFSGNSRSSLKKRTLLFRFIAEINLIFGAWYLYWRVHNSVNTDALWLSIPLLFAEIYSYIGGVMFTIGLWRPIERRIKSLHQLTPIFPQDNYPQVDIFIACYNEAPELVEQTARAALAVDYPPTKLRVYVLDDGNSPDMRMMTEKLSLEDLQSPPLQAAADKIDKKHFQLVSRLEELDNLALNSQHTETWLNELSSGKATTTDAQATSFVENLRQLLLWFHPESKNIQDALASERQNLKQAIHQQELELVNLARLHYIARPKPKGVAHHAKAGNLNYAIFAGETSGEFILTLDADHIPKPQFLKRVLPYFYNYNLFTGTYESNKIAFVQTPQDFYNLPEDDPFAHNAHLFYGPIQQGKDGMNSAFYTGTNAILRREALVNVGLQYFSDEFAQDENRLSEFQLVGGMSSNSITEDMNTAMRLHAAGWQSVYHHELLAEGLAPDDLSSTLKQRMRWAQGTIQVLVRENPLTKPGLTFWQRLHYFKTIYSYFSGFTTLIFISCPILFFFTGISPVKTVGYDFALHFLPTFIINRLTFVVIAWGIPAKEVWRSEQYAFALFPLLIQSVVSVFTRQPINFQVTPKQRQSGVYYQLVIPQILVFSLTVIGIIWSLSQFAFGRLQYPENYLFNGFWAIYNLCLMWSIISAASWKPKTSK, encoded by the coding sequence ATGACTTCATTTTACTTGTCTGAACAAACCAATAACTTTTCTGGGAATAGCCGTTCATCCCTGAAAAAAAGAACCCTATTGTTTCGGTTCATAGCTGAAATAAACTTAATTTTTGGCGCATGGTATTTGTATTGGCGGGTTCATAACTCTGTTAATACAGATGCATTGTGGCTGTCAATCCCTTTGCTATTTGCAGAAATTTATAGCTACATCGGTGGCGTGATGTTCACTATTGGATTATGGCGACCTATCGAGCGCAGAATTAAATCATTACACCAATTAACACCAATTTTCCCCCAAGACAATTATCCCCAAGTTGATATTTTCATTGCTTGCTATAACGAAGCACCGGAACTAGTAGAACAGACTGCAAGGGCAGCATTAGCAGTTGATTATCCGCCAACAAAACTCCGTGTCTACGTTCTAGACGATGGGAATTCTCCTGATATGCGGATGATGACTGAAAAATTATCTCTAGAAGATTTACAGTCCCCACCATTACAAGCAGCAGCAGACAAAATTGACAAAAAACATTTCCAACTTGTTTCCAGACTAGAAGAATTAGATAATCTAGCATTAAATAGTCAACATACTGAAACTTGGCTGAATGAATTATCTTCAGGGAAAGCCACTACAACGGATGCTCAAGCAACTAGTTTTGTTGAAAATCTTCGACAGCTATTACTATGGTTTCATCCAGAAAGTAAAAATATTCAAGATGCTCTGGCTTCCGAGCGTCAAAACCTTAAACAGGCAATTCATCAACAAGAACTTGAACTAGTAAATCTAGCTCGATTACACTATATTGCTCGTCCCAAACCAAAGGGAGTTGCACATCATGCTAAAGCTGGAAATCTCAATTATGCCATCTTTGCTGGTGAAACATCTGGAGAATTTATTCTGACTTTAGATGCAGATCATATTCCTAAGCCTCAATTTTTGAAACGTGTCTTACCCTATTTCTATAATTACAACCTATTCACGGGTACATACGAGTCAAATAAAATTGCATTCGTTCAGACTCCCCAGGATTTCTACAACCTTCCTGAGGACGATCCTTTTGCACATAACGCGCATTTATTCTATGGACCTATCCAGCAAGGGAAAGACGGGATGAATTCCGCTTTCTACACAGGAACAAATGCGATTCTGCGACGGGAAGCATTAGTGAATGTTGGTTTACAGTATTTCTCCGATGAATTTGCCCAAGATGAAAATCGTCTCAGTGAATTTCAACTAGTAGGTGGAATGTCTAGTAATAGTATTACTGAAGATATGAACACTGCGATGCGACTTCATGCGGCAGGTTGGCAATCTGTTTATCATCATGAACTTTTGGCAGAAGGTTTAGCACCCGATGACCTCAGTTCTACCTTGAAACAGAGAATGCGGTGGGCACAAGGTACAATTCAAGTCTTGGTACGTGAAAATCCTCTGACAAAACCAGGATTAACATTTTGGCAACGCTTGCATTATTTCAAAACCATATATAGCTATTTCTCTGGATTTACAACTTTAATTTTTATTAGTTGCCCTATCTTGTTTTTCTTTACGGGTATATCTCCTGTAAAAACTGTGGGTTACGATTTTGCACTACACTTTCTACCGACTTTCATTATCAATCGTCTAACATTTGTAGTTATCGCTTGGGGAATACCAGCTAAAGAGGTTTGGCGTTCTGAACAGTATGCATTTGCCCTATTTCCACTACTCATTCAATCAGTGGTGAGTGTCTTTACACGCCAGCCAATTAATTTTCAGGTAACGCCAAAACAACGACAATCAGGAGTTTATTACCAGCTAGTAATTCCTCAGATTCTAGTATTTTCTCTGACAGTTATAGGAATTATATGGAGTCTTTCTCAATTTGCATTTGGTCGCTTGCAATATCCGGAAAATTATCTATTCAATGGATTTTGGGCAATTTATAATTTGTGTTTAATGTGGTCAATTATCAGTGCCGCATCTTGGAAGCCGAAAACGTCAAAATAG
- a CDS encoding STAS domain-containing protein — translation MSTNPKILQPSGILNAISGNQLRREINDHIAAGDKLFLIDLEAVEFIDSSGLGALVSSMQNIKASGGEMCVCSIGEQVKMLFELTKMNKIFKIFANQQEFHDSFVATEK, via the coding sequence ATGTCTACTAATCCTAAAATTCTTCAACCATCGGGAATACTGAACGCAATTAGCGGCAATCAATTGCGCCGCGAAATTAATGACCATATTGCAGCAGGAGATAAACTATTTTTAATAGACTTGGAAGCCGTTGAATTTATTGATAGTTCTGGTCTTGGAGCTTTGGTCTCTTCGATGCAGAATATCAAAGCCTCTGGTGGAGAAATGTGTGTTTGCTCAATTGGTGAACAAGTTAAAATGCTTTTTGAGCTAACTAAGATGAATAAGATATTCAAGATATTTGCGAATCAGCAAGAATTCCATGATAGTTTTGTGGCAACAGAAAAATAA
- a CDS encoding anti-sigma regulatory factor, translating to MNIDYINVNQKINLQVISDITASEEVLSWFEQINQSKVIDKKIWWQCQTLLIEGFINIVEHAHHDLPSDTLIDIEAIRFDERIEIRIWSYGALFDLQKKLKEVSDFDNNFDERGRGLKIMSEIAEKLTYELEADNRCCLFMSKNI from the coding sequence ATGAATATAGATTATATTAACGTGAATCAAAAGATAAATCTTCAAGTAATTTCAGATATTACTGCATCTGAAGAAGTTTTATCTTGGTTTGAGCAAATTAATCAGTCCAAGGTTATAGATAAAAAAATATGGTGGCAATGCCAGACTCTTTTGATTGAAGGTTTTATAAATATTGTGGAGCATGCCCATCATGATTTACCTAGTGATACGCTGATCGACATAGAAGCAATACGTTTTGATGAGCGGATTGAAATTCGCATTTGGTCCTATGGAGCTCTCTTTGATTTACAGAAAAAGCTCAAAGAAGTATCTGATTTCGATAATAACTTCGACGAAAGAGGTCGGGGTTTAAAAATCATGTCTGAGATTGCAGAAAAACTTACCTATGAGCTAGAAGCAGATAATCGTTGCTGTTTATTTATGAGTAAGAATATCTAA
- a CDS encoding hemolysin family protein: MSPTVEIFIVLLLILANALFVMSELAIVSARKVRLQQSAERGDANARVALELASSPNQFLGTVQIGITLLTILSGAYGEETFSKRIAPLLSSIPLQPSYKEQLANGLAILIITYLTLIIGELVPKRLALNHPEPIAAVMAIPMRMLSTVTAPIVYLLSASTETVLRVLGIRPSTEPQVTEEEIRVLIEQGTEEGTFEEAEQDMVERVFRLGDRPVSALMTPRPDIVWLDLEDTAEENRKKIIDSSYSRYPVCQGGLDNVLGIIPVTDLLARCFCGEALDLTVGLRPPVFVPESTRGLKVLELFKQTVTHMALVVDEYGVIQGLVTLNDVMIEIVGDVPSIDGEDDPQAVQREDGSWLLDGMLPVEEFLELFDLEELHPQEHSSYQTLGGFVITQLGRIPAAADHFEWQGMRFEVMDMDGNRVDKVLVVPPGMKS; encoded by the coding sequence ATATCCCCAACAGTGGAAATTTTTATTGTTCTTTTACTTATTCTTGCCAACGCTTTGTTTGTCATGTCAGAGTTGGCGATCGTTTCTGCACGAAAGGTTCGCTTACAACAGTCAGCAGAGCGAGGTGATGCTAATGCTCGTGTGGCTTTAGAATTGGCATCTTCTCCTAATCAGTTTTTGGGTACGGTACAAATTGGTATTACCCTACTGACTATTCTCTCTGGTGCTTATGGTGAAGAGACTTTTTCCAAAAGAATCGCACCGTTGTTGAGTTCTATTCCTTTACAGCCTTCCTATAAGGAGCAGTTAGCGAATGGATTAGCTATTCTAATCATTACCTATCTGACATTAATTATCGGGGAATTAGTCCCCAAGCGTCTAGCCTTGAATCACCCCGAACCTATTGCTGCGGTGATGGCAATTCCGATGCGGATGTTATCGACTGTAACTGCTCCCATTGTTTACCTGTTGAGTGCTTCTACAGAAACGGTGTTGCGAGTGTTGGGGATTCGTCCTTCCACCGAACCCCAGGTGACAGAGGAAGAAATTCGCGTTTTGATTGAGCAGGGAACAGAGGAAGGAACCTTTGAGGAGGCAGAACAGGATATGGTTGAAAGAGTGTTTCGTTTAGGCGATCGCCCTGTTAGCGCCCTGATGACACCTCGCCCTGATATCGTGTGGTTAGATTTGGAGGATACGGCGGAGGAAAATCGCAAAAAAATCATCGACAGTAGTTATTCTCGCTACCCAGTATGTCAAGGTGGGTTAGATAATGTTTTGGGTATTATCCCCGTTACAGACTTACTAGCTCGCTGTTTTTGCGGTGAAGCCTTAGATCTAACGGTAGGTTTGCGCCCTCCAGTATTTGTACCAGAAAGCACCCGTGGCTTAAAGGTACTGGAATTATTTAAACAAACTGTCACCCATATGGCATTAGTTGTAGATGAGTATGGTGTGATTCAAGGATTGGTGACTCTCAATGATGTCATGATTGAAATTGTTGGCGATGTACCTTCAATTGATGGGGAAGACGATCCCCAAGCAGTCCAACGGGAAGACGGTTCTTGGCTGTTGGATGGTATGTTACCTGTAGAGGAATTTTTAGAACTATTTGACCTAGAAGAATTACATCCCCAAGAACATAGTAGTTATCAAACTCTAGGTGGTTTTGTGATTACTCAACTTGGACGTATTCCCGCAGCTGCCGATCATTTTGAATGGCAAGGTATGCGTTTTGAGGTGATGGATATGGATGGAAACCGTGTAGATAAGGTGTTAGTTGTACCACCAGGAATGAAAAGTTAG
- a CDS encoding HAD-IIB family hydrolase has translation MMTNYSQIRLVATDMDGTLTTQGKFTSKLLQSLVDLATAGITVVIVTGRSGGWVNGIASYLPVAGAIAENGGIFYLGGSDRPIPLTPIDNITHHRQQLAAVFAELQGKFPQIQESHDNRFRITDWTFDVTGFTTQELQTMANMCQQLGWGFTYSTVQCHIKPQQQDKAIGLSQVLREYFPQYSPQEIVTVGDSPNDESLFNRSYFPFSVGVANVREYLDKLQHHPTHITANSEGEGFCELAKLILGKGNREE, from the coding sequence ATGATGACTAATTATTCCCAAATTCGCCTAGTTGCGACAGATATGGATGGTACTCTGACAACCCAGGGTAAATTTACAAGTAAATTGCTACAAAGTTTGGTAGATTTAGCCACCGCAGGGATTACAGTGGTGATTGTCACCGGACGTTCTGGGGGTTGGGTAAATGGAATTGCTAGTTATTTACCAGTGGCAGGAGCGATCGCCGAAAATGGCGGTATCTTTTATCTAGGTGGTAGCGATCGCCCCATTCCTTTAACACCCATAGACAATATCACCCACCATCGACAACAGTTAGCAGCAGTTTTTGCCGAGTTACAGGGAAAATTTCCCCAAATTCAAGAATCCCACGATAACCGCTTCCGGATTACTGATTGGACATTTGATGTCACCGGATTCACCACCCAAGAATTGCAAACCATGGCGAATATGTGTCAGCAATTAGGATGGGGATTCACCTACAGTACGGTGCAATGTCACATCAAACCCCAGCAACAAGATAAAGCAATCGGTTTATCTCAGGTATTACGAGAATATTTTCCCCAATACTCACCTCAAGAAATTGTCACCGTTGGTGATAGCCCCAATGATGAGAGTTTATTTAATAGAAGTTATTTTCCCTTCTCCGTGGGTGTGGCAAATGTGCGGGAATACTTAGATAAGTTACAACACCATCCGACTCATATCACCGCTAACTCCGAGGGTGAGGGATTTTGTGAATTAGCAAAGTTGATATTAGGGAAGGGGAATAGGGAGGAATGA
- a CDS encoding penicillin acylase family protein translates to MSVLLLTLICGGAIAKTIRQSFPQESGKITLPELTAAVEIHRDRWGIPHIYATNIHDLFLAQGYIHAQDRFWQMDFWRHVGSGRLGEIFGKSQLPTDRFLRTIGWGRVAKAEFSQLNTETQKILQAYTTGVNSYLEQHQNQALSLEYNILKFLNPGYKPEPWQPIHTLTWGKVMAYDLGDNLEVEIERSILLKTLTPQQVEDLFPPYPDNHPIVVSSKVSPTSNSKLSETIAFSPSPVPLHPSTTTLSPSLFSLSSHSPDMGIGSNNWVISGKLTNTGKPILANDPHLGVQIPSIWYEVGLHCTVKNAECPYDVAGFSFPGMAGVIIGHNDKIAWGVTNLEPDVMDLYIEKINPNNPLQYEFNGKWVDMQLVRENIQVAGEKTVTETVRYTRHGPIISDVYPKLKDFQKRFGIPLPKNAALSLRWTALEASNLASAIVKINRSQNWQEFQDGVKDFDVPAQNFVYADTDGNIGYQMPGKIPVRQGGNGLLPVPGWTDKFEWQGYIPFEKLPSLFNPESGYIVTANNAVIDKTYPDLISNEWDYGFRAQRIVEMITAKKQGLNFQDMQTIQTDNKNLIAVKIVPLLLKLKLSDVYLQKFQRILQKWDFQDNINSQGAAIFAAFWKHLLIDNFTGKLPLDYLPSGGSRWFTVIDNLSQQPESQWWDNPQTKNKETRDDIFRQALQGGVKELEATLGRNINKWRWGNLHTINFRNQSLGKSGVPPIEFLLNRGKFAVAGGNSIVNASNWNPKNDFTAESLASMRMIVDVNNWDNSLGMHTPGQSGHAFHRHYDDMIEPWRNFRYHPLGWQKAHIFKQAKSKLILQP, encoded by the coding sequence ATGAGCGTTTTGCTACTCACCTTAATTTGCGGAGGGGCGATCGCCAAGACAATTCGTCAATCTTTTCCCCAGGAAAGCGGTAAAATCACCCTACCAGAACTCACCGCAGCAGTAGAAATTCACCGCGATCGTTGGGGTATACCCCATATTTACGCCACAAATATCCACGATCTCTTCCTTGCACAGGGTTACATCCATGCACAAGATCGCTTTTGGCAAATGGACTTTTGGCGACACGTTGGTTCTGGTAGATTAGGGGAAATCTTTGGGAAATCTCAACTACCAACGGATAGATTTCTCCGTACTATCGGATGGGGAAGAGTTGCAAAGGCAGAATTTAGTCAACTCAATACAGAAACTCAAAAAATTCTCCAAGCATACACCACAGGAGTCAATAGCTATTTAGAACAGCATCAAAATCAAGCCCTCAGTTTAGAATACAATATTCTGAAATTTCTCAACCCCGGTTATAAACCCGAACCATGGCAACCTATCCACACCCTCACCTGGGGTAAAGTCATGGCTTACGATTTAGGAGATAATTTAGAGGTAGAAATTGAGCGTAGTATCCTCCTCAAAACCCTCACACCTCAGCAGGTAGAAGATTTATTTCCCCCTTACCCTGACAACCATCCCATAGTAGTTAGTAGTAAAGTTAGCCCAACTTCCAACAGCAAGCTATCTGAAACAATTGCTTTTTCACCTTCCCCTGTTCCCCTTCACCCTTCCACCACAACCCTTTCACCTTCACTATTCTCCCTTTCCTCCCATTCCCCTGATATGGGTATTGGTTCTAATAATTGGGTGATATCGGGAAAACTAACCAATACAGGTAAACCTATCCTTGCCAATGACCCCCATTTGGGTGTACAAATACCATCAATTTGGTATGAAGTCGGGCTACATTGCACAGTTAAAAATGCTGAATGTCCCTATGATGTCGCGGGATTTTCCTTTCCGGGAATGGCAGGAGTAATTATTGGTCATAATGATAAAATTGCCTGGGGTGTGACAAACTTAGAACCGGATGTGATGGATTTATATATTGAGAAGATTAATCCAAATAATCCTCTGCAATATGAATTCAACGGTAAATGGGTAGATATGCAACTGGTAAGAGAAAATATTCAAGTTGCAGGGGAGAAAACAGTCACAGAAACTGTACGTTATACTCGTCATGGTCCGATTATTTCTGATGTTTATCCCAAGTTAAAAGACTTTCAAAAAAGATTCGGAATTCCCCTACCGAAAAATGCTGCCTTATCCTTACGTTGGACAGCTTTAGAAGCATCTAATTTAGCATCGGCAATTGTCAAAATCAACCGAAGTCAAAATTGGCAGGAATTTCAAGATGGGGTAAAGGATTTCGATGTTCCGGCTCAAAATTTTGTCTATGCAGATACTGATGGTAATATCGGTTATCAAATGCCTGGTAAAATTCCTGTACGTCAAGGGGGCAATGGATTATTACCTGTACCAGGATGGACAGATAAATTTGAGTGGCAAGGATATATTCCCTTTGAAAAATTGCCCAGTTTATTCAATCCTGAATCTGGATATATTGTCACTGCTAATAATGCGGTAATAGACAAAACTTATCCTGATTTAATTTCCAATGAATGGGACTATGGTTTCCGTGCCCAGAGAATTGTGGAAATGATTACAGCTAAGAAACAGGGTTTAAATTTTCAGGATATGCAAACCATTCAGACAGACAACAAAAATCTCATAGCTGTCAAAATTGTCCCACTATTACTGAAGTTAAAATTATCAGATGTCTATTTGCAGAAATTTCAGAGAATATTACAAAAGTGGGATTTTCAAGATAATATTAATAGTCAAGGAGCCGCGATTTTTGCCGCCTTTTGGAAACACTTACTGATAGATAATTTTACAGGGAAGTTACCACTGGATTATTTACCCTCTGGGGGTAGTCGTTGGTTCACTGTCATCGATAATTTGAGTCAACAACCAGAGAGTCAGTGGTGGGATAATCCCCAGACAAAGAACAAGGAAACCCGTGATGATATTTTCCGGCAAGCTTTGCAAGGGGGAGTGAAGGAATTAGAGGCAACTTTAGGGCGTAATATCAATAAATGGCGCTGGGGAAATTTACATACAATTAATTTTCGGAACCAAAGCTTAGGAAAATCCGGTGTTCCTCCCATTGAGTTTTTATTGAATCGTGGCAAGTTTGCAGTTGCGGGGGGAAATTCCATTGTCAATGCTAGTAATTGGAATCCCAAAAATGATTTTACTGCTGAATCTTTAGCTTCTATGCGGATGATTGTTGATGTGAATAATTGGGATAATTCCTTAGGAATGCACACCCCTGGGCAATCGGGACATGCTTTTCATCGCCATTATGATGACATGATTGAACCGTGGAGAAATTTTCGCTATCATCCCCTGGGATGGCAAAAAGCTCATATATTTAAGCAGGCGAAGAGTAAGTTAATTTTACAACCATAG